Proteins from a single region of Chloroherpeton thalassium ATCC 35110:
- a CDS encoding VWA domain-containing protein yields the protein MRFGYPEHLVYLFFLIPLAVLVVFFLRQRFKALDALGESSLMRQLSLSLNRTKVVWKSVLIFLAIAAVLVAYAAPQVGERLKEVKRKGIEVVIALDVSNSMLADDIQPSRLQKSKYTISNFLERLGNDRVGLVVFAGQSFVQCPITSDKSALKLFMDIVSTDAIPTQGTNFSSAIRESIRALERIEEGAEAEEKNRVRNKVILIFSDGEDHEAGIDEVLEEAASKNIRIYTVGVGSAEPTPIPVLNKDGKRVDFKRDSQGSVVTTHLQEALLRKIAEQTKGNYYRIAPQGSDFELIADDINKLEKQELSAKEILDYDDKFQYFVGLALIFLVLESLLTDKRKTRDS from the coding sequence ATGCGCTTCGGTTATCCTGAACATCTTGTCTATCTATTTTTCTTAATTCCGCTTGCGGTATTGGTTGTCTTTTTTTTGCGACAGCGATTCAAAGCGCTCGACGCGCTGGGCGAAAGTTCGCTCATGCGTCAGCTTTCGCTTTCGCTAAATCGAACAAAAGTGGTTTGGAAATCGGTGTTGATTTTTCTTGCCATAGCCGCTGTGTTGGTGGCTTATGCCGCGCCGCAAGTTGGCGAACGGCTAAAGGAAGTCAAGCGAAAAGGCATTGAGGTTGTCATTGCGCTTGATGTTTCAAACAGTATGCTGGCTGACGATATTCAGCCGTCGCGCTTGCAAAAATCCAAATACACGATTTCAAATTTTTTGGAACGCTTGGGCAACGATCGGGTTGGACTCGTGGTTTTTGCCGGCCAATCGTTTGTGCAATGCCCGATTACGAGCGATAAAAGCGCGCTCAAGCTTTTCATGGACATTGTTTCTACCGATGCGATTCCAACGCAAGGCACGAATTTTTCGTCGGCCATTCGCGAATCAATTCGTGCGCTCGAACGCATCGAGGAAGGCGCCGAAGCAGAGGAAAAAAATCGTGTTCGCAACAAAGTGATTCTAATTTTTAGCGACGGCGAAGATCACGAGGCTGGCATTGATGAGGTGTTGGAAGAAGCGGCCTCAAAAAATATTCGGATTTATACGGTGGGCGTCGGTTCAGCAGAGCCAACGCCAATTCCGGTTCTAAATAAAGATGGAAAGCGGGTTGATTTTAAGCGCGATAGTCAAGGCAGTGTGGTGACAACGCATTTGCAGGAGGCGCTGCTGCGCAAAATTGCGGAGCAAACCAAAGGCAATTATTATCGGATTGCCCCGCAAGGTTCTGACTTTGAACTCATTGCCGACGATATTAACAAACTTGAGAAGCAAGAGCTTTCCGCAAAAGAAATTCTGGATTACGACGATAAATTTCAGTATTTCGTTGGACTTGCCTTGATTTTTCTGGTGCTTGAAAGTCTTTTAACTGATAAAAGAAAAACACGGGATTCGTGA
- a CDS encoding M48 family metallopeptidase has product MKNLSKQLQLFESQPPPFALLESHFSELPCRIRESKRAKYVRLRLSLDNGLEITLPQHFDRNQLYCILEEKRLWIQKSLEELNDKRAQNPIPQVKNRFSLPTAFDFSAVLERWEIRFQNDPNESLLKLQEQVQGEILLSGNLRRTTLARDLLRKWVSKKAGELLVPLARQLSQQTGLPFANARIRAQKTRWASCSSKHNINLNRNLLFLPPELTHYVIIHELCHTQHLNHSKAFWALVSEKEPNYKSLDTALRTANRFVPDWLWD; this is encoded by the coding sequence ATGAAAAACCTAAGCAAACAATTACAGCTTTTTGAATCGCAACCGCCGCCTTTTGCTTTGCTGGAAAGTCATTTCAGCGAGCTTCCCTGCCGCATTCGGGAAAGTAAGCGCGCCAAATATGTTCGCTTGCGGCTGAGCTTAGACAACGGCTTGGAAATCACGCTTCCGCAACATTTCGACCGCAATCAACTTTACTGCATTCTTGAAGAAAAGCGCCTTTGGATTCAAAAATCTCTTGAAGAACTCAACGACAAACGCGCCCAAAATCCGATTCCTCAAGTCAAAAATCGATTCAGTTTACCCACCGCGTTTGATTTTTCAGCCGTTTTAGAGCGCTGGGAAATTCGTTTTCAGAACGATCCAAACGAAAGCCTTTTGAAGCTGCAAGAGCAAGTACAGGGCGAAATTTTGCTCAGCGGAAACCTCCGGCGAACCACACTCGCACGCGACTTGCTTCGCAAATGGGTTTCAAAAAAAGCCGGCGAACTGCTGGTTCCTTTGGCGCGCCAACTCAGCCAGCAAACTGGCTTGCCCTTTGCCAATGCACGAATTCGCGCGCAAAAAACGCGCTGGGCAAGCTGCTCTTCAAAACACAATATCAACCTCAATCGTAATTTGCTTTTTCTTCCGCCTGAACTCACACACTATGTCATTATTCACGAGCTCTGCCACACCCAACATTTGAACCATTCCAAAGCCTTTTGGGCGCTCGTGTCGGAAAAAGAACCGAACTACAAATCGTTGGATACCGCCTTGCGCACCGCCAACCGATTCGTCCCAGATTGGCTTTGGGATTAG
- a CDS encoding BatD family protein, translated as MLHAQEISVTASVGDRIVYENEPFRYTVTVEGSANFDKVSLGESQEIELQPGRTATSENFSIINGRVTRSKSITYTLIPKKSGKMTIPPASVKIDGTLHASNPVELTVLKGQQSPQVGSGPPQSGNKDVMQVPDDQIFIKPIVSKTSLFVGEGATVTYKLYYRVNITRYEQTQDIKPEGFWKEEFDIDEHVSSQNEYLNGALYRVATIKKFRVFPTRAGELEISPYRAVCEVLMTDVMRNRWGLSMNFNQFFNSMGKTMKAEVYAPAIKFEVKPLPSPQPDGFNGAVGKFDFEANLDKDTVQVGTPVSFKFKVAGEGNIATLPEISLELPSIFEQYDPKVQRDIKKQGNLVTGEKVTEIIAIPRTSGDFELGRVKFVYFDPEKRKYITLSSPEMAIYVKQGSYSPTSAFADKREIARFGTDIRFIKTDTETLHPKRAPIYRSAWFYGSMMIPALAFVFFFIQKQRDEKMQGDVAYARRYKANPEARKRLKAAKTFLKENSQQAFFAELEAALIKFIGNKFNIAEQAMTKDEIKSVLQSKSVSSEMIEQLMHILTTSEMYRYAPSVTSKENLDAFYEEAEKIISELSKSA; from the coding sequence ATGCTTCACGCGCAGGAAATTTCGGTAACAGCGTCGGTCGGCGATAGAATTGTTTATGAGAACGAGCCTTTTCGCTACACCGTCACGGTTGAGGGCAGTGCAAATTTTGACAAGGTTTCGTTAGGCGAAAGTCAAGAGATCGAGTTGCAGCCAGGGCGAACGGCGACTTCGGAGAATTTCAGTATTATCAACGGTCGAGTTACCCGATCCAAGTCGATCACCTACACACTGATTCCGAAAAAATCGGGGAAGATGACAATTCCGCCTGCGAGTGTCAAAATTGATGGCACGTTGCACGCATCGAATCCGGTGGAATTGACCGTTCTGAAAGGGCAACAGTCGCCGCAAGTGGGTAGCGGGCCGCCACAGAGTGGAAATAAGGATGTCATGCAGGTGCCCGATGATCAAATTTTCATTAAGCCGATTGTATCCAAAACCAGTTTGTTTGTCGGCGAAGGCGCAACAGTCACCTATAAACTGTACTATCGGGTGAATATTACGCGCTACGAGCAAACGCAAGACATCAAGCCAGAAGGTTTTTGGAAAGAAGAGTTCGACATCGATGAGCATGTGTCGAGTCAAAATGAGTATTTGAACGGCGCGCTTTATCGTGTGGCAACGATCAAAAAGTTTCGGGTTTTCCCTACGCGAGCCGGCGAGCTGGAAATTTCGCCTTACCGCGCCGTTTGCGAGGTGCTCATGACTGATGTCATGCGCAACCGTTGGGGGCTATCCATGAACTTCAATCAATTTTTTAATTCGATGGGCAAAACCATGAAGGCGGAAGTCTACGCACCGGCGATCAAGTTTGAGGTGAAGCCATTGCCTTCGCCGCAGCCGGATGGGTTTAATGGCGCGGTCGGAAAGTTTGATTTTGAAGCTAACTTGGATAAAGACACGGTGCAAGTTGGCACGCCGGTTTCATTTAAGTTTAAAGTTGCCGGCGAGGGAAACATTGCGACACTTCCTGAAATCTCGCTGGAGTTGCCTTCCATTTTTGAGCAATATGATCCAAAAGTTCAGCGCGATATCAAAAAACAAGGCAATTTGGTGACAGGCGAGAAAGTCACTGAGATTATTGCCATTCCTCGCACGTCGGGTGATTTTGAGCTTGGCCGGGTGAAGTTTGTTTATTTTGATCCTGAAAAGCGCAAATACATTACGCTTTCTTCGCCCGAGATGGCGATATATGTTAAGCAAGGCAGCTACTCGCCGACTTCAGCCTTTGCTGACAAACGCGAAATTGCGCGCTTTGGCACGGACATCCGGTTTATTAAAACGGACACAGAGACCTTGCATCCGAAACGCGCGCCCATTTATCGCTCGGCGTGGTTTTATGGATCGATGATGATTCCCGCGCTGGCATTTGTCTTTTTCTTCATTCAGAAACAGCGCGACGAAAAAATGCAAGGCGATGTGGCCTATGCACGGCGCTACAAGGCCAATCCTGAGGCGCGCAAACGCCTGAAAGCTGCAAAAACCTTTTTGAAGGAAAATAGCCAGCAAGCATTTTTTGCCGAGCTCGAAGCAGCGCTGATCAAGTTTATTGGGAATAAGTTTAATATTGCTGAGCAGGCCATGACGAAGGACGAAATCAAATCGGTGTTGCAATCAAAAAGTGTATCATCGGAGATGATTGAGCAGCTCATGCACATTTTGACTACTTCCGAGATGTATCGTTATGCGCCATCGGTAACAAGCAAAGAAAATTTGGATGCTTTTTATGAGGAAGCCGAAAAAATTATTTCCGAACTTTCTAAATCTGCGTGA
- a CDS encoding MarR family winged helix-turn-helix transcriptional regulator has protein sequence MQLTEDGKVFTQIVLEIFKLSGLIAADGDRLTKDLGLTSARWKVLGALSMAGEPMTVAKIAKTMGQTRQGVQRIADEMADAGIVTYRNNPNHKRAKFMVLTDKGNEVYKKLIKIQYPWAEEKAEGIELKEMQMTLRVLKMLTQKFEN, from the coding sequence ATGCAGTTAACAGAAGACGGAAAAGTTTTTACACAAATTGTATTAGAAATCTTTAAGCTAAGCGGGCTCATCGCTGCTGACGGAGATCGTTTAACAAAAGACCTTGGATTGACCAGCGCTCGCTGGAAAGTTTTGGGCGCGTTGTCTATGGCTGGTGAGCCTATGACTGTGGCCAAAATCGCTAAAACAATGGGGCAAACTCGGCAAGGCGTGCAAAGAATTGCAGATGAGATGGCCGACGCGGGCATTGTGACGTATCGCAACAATCCGAATCACAAGCGGGCAAAATTCATGGTACTGACCGATAAGGGAAATGAGGTATACAAGAAGCTGATCAAAATACAATATCCTTGGGCAGAGGAAAAAGCAGAAGGAATTGAGTTGAAAGAGATGCAAATGACTTTGCGCGTCTTGAAAATGCTGACGCAAAAGTTTGAAAATTAA
- the proC gene encoding pyrroline-5-carboxylate reductase, protein MLTGKKLGIIGLGKLAEAIVLGLLKNGALKREDVAGSVKHAESLERVRTRLGVEATLDTPAMIADKDVIILAVKPQNVAKIAEQICPIVQHHQLIISVAASVTTGYIEDRLPPDVPVVRAMPNTPAVVNEGMTVLCKGKTATKEHLALAEEIFRHVGRVATIDEHLMDGVTALSGSGPAYMFLMLESLADAGVKLGIPRDISTLLAAQTMLGASKLALETKQHPAILKDMVTTPAGCTIDGLLELEDGGLRVTLMKAVVKAAERASELVVKKSEPNTDCLNNS, encoded by the coding sequence ATGCTTACAGGAAAAAAACTTGGGATTATTGGGTTAGGAAAATTGGCGGAAGCCATCGTGCTTGGCCTATTGAAAAATGGCGCGCTCAAGCGCGAAGATGTTGCAGGAAGTGTGAAACATGCGGAATCACTTGAGCGGGTTCGCACGCGGCTTGGGGTTGAAGCTACTTTGGATACACCGGCCATGATTGCCGATAAGGACGTCATTATTTTGGCCGTTAAGCCACAAAATGTGGCCAAAATCGCTGAGCAAATTTGCCCGATTGTTCAACATCATCAATTAATTATCAGTGTAGCCGCTTCGGTAACCACCGGTTACATCGAAGATCGTTTGCCGCCAGATGTGCCTGTGGTGCGTGCCATGCCAAACACGCCAGCGGTTGTCAATGAAGGCATGACGGTGCTTTGCAAAGGAAAAACCGCAACGAAGGAACATTTGGCGCTCGCCGAAGAAATTTTCAGACATGTTGGCCGCGTAGCCACCATCGATGAACATTTGATGGACGGCGTCACAGCGCTTTCTGGTAGCGGGCCAGCTTACATGTTTTTGATGCTGGAGTCACTGGCCGATGCGGGCGTAAAACTTGGCATTCCACGCGATATTTCCACGCTGCTTGCCGCGCAAACCATGCTTGGCGCTTCAAAGCTCGCACTGGAAACCAAGCAGCATCCCGCCATCTTGAAGGATATGGTTACCACGCCAGCCGGTTGCACAATTGATGGCCTTTTGGAACTCGAAGACGGCGGCCTTCGCGTCACGTTGATGAAAGCGGTTGTAAAAGCTGCAGAGCGTGCCAGCGAACTTGTCGTCAAAAAAAGCGAACCAAACACCGATTGCTTAAATAACTCATGA